One Falco peregrinus isolate bFalPer1 chromosome 6, bFalPer1.pri, whole genome shotgun sequence DNA segment encodes these proteins:
- the LOC101922794 gene encoding single-stranded DNA-binding protein, mitochondrial isoform X3: MSLTRRGGGMLRRPAWQVLRQFVRHESDSVGSLVLERSMNRVQLLGRVGQDPIMRQVEGKNPVTIFSLATNEIWRTSESEVTQGGDVSQKTTWHRISVFRPGLRDVTYQYVRKGARLYVEGKIDYGEYTDKNNVRRQATTIIADNVIFLSDGGTKEKV; this comes from the exons ATGTCGCTCACCCG GCGCGGCGGCGGCATGTTGCGGCGACCGGCGTGGCAG GTGCTTCGCCAGTTTGTAAGACATGAGTCTGATTCAGTTGGCTCATTGGTACTTGAAAGAT CCATGAATCGTGTTCAGTTGCTTGGCCGGGTTGGACAGGACCCTATCATGAGgcaagtggaaggaaaaaatcccGTTACCATATTTTCTCTTGCAACCAATGAAATATGGCGAACATCGGAAAGTGAGGTAACCCAGGGAG GTGATGTCAGTCAGAAGACGACGTGGCACAGGATCTCTGTCTTTAGACCAGGCCTCAGGGATGTTACGTATCAATATGTGAGGAAGGG TGCTCGACTCTATGTTGAAGGGAAGATAGACTATGGTGAATATACAGATAAAAACAATGTGAGGCGGCAGGCCACAACAATTATAGCAG ataatgtaatttttctgaGTGATGGtggtacaaaagaaaaagtgtga
- the LOC101922794 gene encoding single-stranded DNA-binding protein, mitochondrial isoform X4, translating to MLRRPAWQVLRQFVRHESDSVGSLVLERSMNRVQLLGRVGQDPIMRQVEGKNPVTIFSLATNEIWRTSESEVTQGGDVSQKTTWHRISVFRPGLRDVTYQYVRKGARLYVEGKIDYGEYTDKNNVRRQATTIIADNVIFLSDGGTKEKV from the exons ATGTTGCGGCGACCGGCGTGGCAG GTGCTTCGCCAGTTTGTAAGACATGAGTCTGATTCAGTTGGCTCATTGGTACTTGAAAGAT CCATGAATCGTGTTCAGTTGCTTGGCCGGGTTGGACAGGACCCTATCATGAGgcaagtggaaggaaaaaatcccGTTACCATATTTTCTCTTGCAACCAATGAAATATGGCGAACATCGGAAAGTGAGGTAACCCAGGGAG GTGATGTCAGTCAGAAGACGACGTGGCACAGGATCTCTGTCTTTAGACCAGGCCTCAGGGATGTTACGTATCAATATGTGAGGAAGGG TGCTCGACTCTATGTTGAAGGGAAGATAGACTATGGTGAATATACAGATAAAAACAATGTGAGGCGGCAGGCCACAACAATTATAGCAG ataatgtaatttttctgaGTGATGGtggtacaaaagaaaaagtgtga